Part of the Sorghum bicolor cultivar BTx623 unplaced genomic scaffold, Sorghum_bicolor_NCBIv3 super_88, whole genome shotgun sequence genome, CATATCTGAAAGATGAGTCCCATATAttataatattaaataaaagTAGAAAAATTTCTTCCTCCAGATTTTGGCCCATCACACTCGCTCTCGCTTCGTCTATCCCTCCACTCCCCTGGAGTATAAAAGTCCTAGCCGGttttactaaggccttgtttaggagtagttccaaatttttttgcaaaatggattttcgtttgtatttgaaaaatattgtctaatgaactaactaggctcaaaagattcgtctcgcaaattacaggtaaactgtgcaattagttatttcttttatctatatttaatgctccatgcatgtgccgcaagattcgatgtgatggggaatctgaaaaaattttgcaaaattttttgggaattaaacaagacctaagaggAGTGTTACACAATGAATTAGAGATAATAGTCCTGATTGGTTTACTATCCCATCTGTGACCTGAACTCATGACCCGTGCTCATATGAGTTAGAATAGTGCACGTTCAGCCTTAGTACAGAGTCCAATTCTAAGACATATGAGAACATGTGATGCACGCAAGATGTTCTGTTGCTATGTAAGGacatgtttagttataaaaAAGAAGGGGAAAGAGAGCATGTCTACTAAAACCCTTGTCATTTTACACATGCTGTTCCTTATTCCTTGTATGTTTTATGTGCAACTGTATGCTTTTTTTTTAAGTCCAGATACAAGGAAGCTGAGAGTGACTATACCAAACACCTGGAGCTGAATCCTGGGTCTGCTTCAGTGGAAAAGGAACTATCCCAGCTTCTTCAGGCTCAAAATTCATTACAATCTGCTTATGGCCAGTTCGATTCTGGTGACTTTTCAAAAGTTGTGGAATACATGAACAAAATTGTGCTCGTCTTTTCTCCAGGTTGCTTAAAGGTGTGATTACAGACAGGAAAATTCCATCTAGTCATTTCTCCTTGGGTTATGGTACTAAAGATTCAATTTGCAGGCAAAGCTTCTCAAGGCTAAAGCATTGCTAGCACTGAAAGACTACTCAAGCGTTATTTCAGAGACCGGATTCATTCTAAAGGAAGATGAAGACAACTTGGATGCACTGCTATTACGTGGTCGCGCCTACTATTACCTTGCTGATCATGATGTGGCCTCCAGGTAATTTGGAAAAGCATATGCATGTGCATACACACCCAAATGCTCTCTAGACTATATTCAAATAATCCTTTTTTGTTTAGGCACTACCAGAAAGGGCTCCGTCTTGATCCAGAGCATTCAGAATTGAAGAAAGCATATTTTGGGTTAAAAAATCTTTTGAAGAAGACCAAGAGTGTGGGTGTCATTCTTCTTATCAATCAATTTGGAGTGTACAGTGTTGTAGTAGTTAAATCATATGGTGTCGATGCAGGCTGAAGATAATGCTGCCAAGGGTAAACTACGTGTGTCTGTTGAGGACTACAAGACAGCTCTAGCAATGGATCCAGACCATACTGCTTATAATGTGCATCTTTATCTTGGGTTGTGTAAAACTCTGGTCAGACTTGGGAGAAGTAAGGAGGCAATCAGCAGCTGTACAGAAGCACTGAGCATAGACAGTGAACTTGTTGACGCACTTACACAGGTAACTTGCCTGCCTTGAATCACGCAGATCATCAATGTAAAATTCAGAATGCAAACTCAACATTTCTAAGACCTGATCTTTCATCTTTGACACTAGTTTATAAAAAAATGGATTTCTTTCGATTTAGGTACCCCAAGTGTTAACTGACATTGTTACGTGGTGTATAAAACTATGGTGGAATCCATCTACgtgttgtaaaaaaaaactgGCGCTTGTTTCTATGAACCGGCTTAGGACAGCTAGTGTTTATATATTTGTATCAACTGTACATGCAAGGGATAGAGTACTATCTCCCCAGATTAATCATATTTTCATACTCTATGACCAACCATTAAGATTGGATTCAGTGCGATGAACCAGCTATTGGCGCTTAAGAAATACTGCAATTGTTCAGCATGTTTAAGATCTTCAGTTTAATATACACTATTAATATGTTTTGAGTCCATAGCTAGATTACATGGATAATGTAATTTATCTTTGACACTAAATGCTATATCAGGAGGTTATGTGACAGCACGAAAGTTGAATTTTGTGCTGCACAAGTTTTTGCAAGCATGCCATTCTTATCTGTTTCTTGGGATATTTGGTGTCATTTTTCATTACCCTTGCTGCAGAGAGGTGAAGCTAAACTTCTCTCAGAAGATTGGGAAGGAGCGGTTCAGGATCTAAAAGAGGCTGCCCAGAAATCTCCACAGGTATATTTGGTCCAAAAAACACAGAATTTGGATGGGCACACAAATAATAGTTCTTGCATTTTATTCATGTTAGCTTTCCCTGACGCTGCCACCCCCAAAACAACACCGGCAGACACCCACCAATCCTGTCTCCTGCTGGAACCTTCATTGTTTTAAATTTGCATTTATATGATGTCTAGGGTTGCTTTGCAAGCCATTTTTTGTTTCCAAATTGCTGTCGATGCAGTACAGTGGAAAGCTATTGCTAGTGTAACGTAAGGTTGAAAAAGGTGCTGTAGTTTTGTCTAAGACAGAAAAATTATGTATGGGTGGCCATGTAAATTGTTTTAACAAAGTCTTAGGATATAGCACTGTAGAAATacctgatttttttttcaagtggcgaACCTGAGTTTCCATTCTCTGTTTCTGAACCTGAGAAGTCTATGAACTGATCATGAATATTTGATGGACCAGAAAGTTTATTTTTGATTTTCTGCTAGCATGATAACTTAACATTTTTAACAACCAGGACATGGGTATCCGTGAAGCACTTATGAGAGCTGAAAAGCATCTTAAGTTGAGCAAAAGAAAAGACTGGTATAAAATCCTTGGTGTTTCAAAGACAGCATCAGCTGCGGAGATAAAACGTGCCTACAAAAAGCTGGCGTTGCAGTGGCATCCAGATAAAAACGTGGATAACCGGGAGGAAGCAGAAAACATGTTTCGAGAAATTGCTGCTGCTTATGAGGTACGATGAAGCACTGCTCTATTGGACTGTTCTCTCTTTAGGAAACCAGATAACCACTATCTATGCCAAGCTTTATGGGATAATGGGAAGGTTCGGTTCTTGCATCACATGGTAGTAGGTTAGAGTGCACATTCTATTGACAACATTGCTATATTTAGATGCTAATTCAGTCTGGCATTACAATCAATTTTGTGGTTTTCTCGCTCTGTGAATGTTGTTTCCCTGGAATGTACGATATGTTTGTCACAAGCTTCCGCTGCATGTTCAGGTGCTTGGTGATGAAGACAAACGTGTAAGGTATGACCGTGGAGAGGATGTGGAGGAGATGAATATGGGAGGCGGGGGTGGCTTCAATCCTTTTGGGGGCGGCGGCCAGCAGTACACGTTTCATTTCGACGGTGGGTTCCCCGGCGGTGGCTTCCCTGGGGGTGGAGGCTTTCAGTTCAACTTTGGATAAACTGTGCCATGTACGATGACATTTTCTTCAGTTCCCACTGGAATTGCTTTAGGAATTCTTAACAGCAGCTGGTAGCTATTCTTAGGCAGGCTGAGAGACTGTTCTTATATATTACAAtaacaacccccccccccccacccctctctctctctctcacacacacacatcagTTGAATGGAAGAATGGAAATAAAGATACGTTTTTTTGGCTGTTGCGAGGATGTCTTTTGCATTGGTGAAGTGCACAAAACACCACATTTCGGAGCCATTTTGTCGCATTGCACCACGTTTGCCCTAAACCCTTAACGGGTGTACTGTTCATAGGATCTGTTACTGTTCTACTTAACGGGTGTACTGTTCATTACTGTTCATAGGATCTGTTACTGTTCTACTTAACGGGTGTACTGTTCATAGAATCCGTTACTGTAATGTATAATAAATTGTGAGAGGGGCAGTGGTATACAATTATAAGGGTAAGGAGTAGATTACATATACATTGTTTAAAGGTTGCCTAGATTAGA contains:
- the LOC8155365 gene encoding dnaJ protein P58IPK homolog B, translating into MVRAWGRTALPPLLILGLLRLHFSPLVVAQEGQEKDPATLFAQASEMMNLRKYDGALGLLNAVLEVDPNHSQAYRQRASVLRHKCRYKEAESDYTKHLELNPGSASVEKELSQLLQAQNSLQSAYGQFDSGDFSKVVEYMNKIVLVFSPGCLKAKLLKAKALLALKDYSSVISETGFILKEDEDNLDALLLRGRAYYYLADHDVASRHYQKGLRLDPEHSELKKAYFGLKNLLKKTKSAEDNAAKGKLRVSVEDYKTALAMDPDHTAYNVHLYLGLCKTLVRLGRSKEAISSCTEALSIDSELVDALTQRGEAKLLSEDWEGAVQDLKEAAQKSPQDMGIREALMRAEKHLKLSKRKDWYKILGVSKTASAAEIKRAYKKLALQWHPDKNVDNREEAENMFREIAAAYEVLGDEDKRVRYDRGEDVEEMNMGGGGGFNPFGGGGQQYTFHFDGGFPGGGFPGGGGFQFNFG